In Papaver somniferum cultivar HN1 chromosome 1, ASM357369v1, whole genome shotgun sequence, a genomic segment contains:
- the LOC113338790 gene encoding B3 domain-containing protein Os11g0197600-like translates to MEKKKKKKKKMGSHFFKIICNYIIQDRRLELPKKIVRIFGEELGKAGLIEDPTGKIWPVEIRKAEGEIYFQSGWQEFREYFSISVGHFLIFRYVGDSHFHVSICDKTACEIEYPCQPKNVHESKHRSMENDQNTAANQAGPSFVASKRNRYEDYQKAGGSVKRNKSDGFEEYTGKRWASFKRHLEVVTISSDGESDDEDYQNPGDSAEQNESEEIETISCRPCAKRHLEMVTISSDGESNDEDYQNHVDSEPRAVNFEGDPEVVTINSESSDKRPMDTQHRSASHKGKYKIAKMVSYAEHKADVSECRSGKAMSAIGKARAFKSEFPTCTIVIKQSHLQKHSLVHVPYEFSRDFLTKAGEVTLKDSTGKKWRVEYYYYRSGGRSSCFKANLCKGWYEFVLDNHLKVDDACVFELVDTDNLEMKVNIFRVSPDMAFNTLKPDSESDDEHTMPTQTKSAIRGGNRKISKTGEVKVWKNKCQRAMGDPVNKEATAFKSEFPTCRIIMKPSYLLKGYTVHVPFQFARDFLTNRGDDSVTLKDSTGKKWHVRYKTYSSEMKAILSKGWYVFVLDNHLKVNDACIFELDDIDNLEMKVNIFRASPDMV, encoded by the exons atggagaagaagaagaagaagaagaagaagatgggttcacattTCTTCAAGATAATCTGCAATTACATTATCCAAGATAGACGGCTA GaacttccaaaaaaaattgttagGATCTTTGGGGAAGAACTAGGTAAGGCCGGACTTATTGAGGATCCTACGGGTAAGATTTGGCCGGTGGAAATAAGGAAAGCAGAAGGTGAAATTTACTTCCAGAGTGGCTGGCAAGAGTTCAGGGAGTACTTCTCAATCTCTGTTGggcattttcttatttttagataCGTGGGGGATTCCCATTTTCATGTATCTATATGTGATAAGACTGCGTGTGAGATAGAATATCCATGCCAGCCAAAGAATGTTCATGAATCAAAACACCGGTCTATGGAAAATGATCAAAATACTGCAGCTAACCAAGCTGGACCAAGTTTTGTTGCGAGTAAACGCAACCGATATGAAGATTATCAAAAAGCTGGAGGGTCAGTTAAACGCAACAAGTCAGATGGATTTGAAGAGTACACAGGTAAACGATGGGCATCCTTCAAGCGCCATCTTGAAGTGGTGACTATTAGCTCTGATGGTGAAAGCGATGACGAAGATTATCAGAACCCCGGAGATTCTGCCGAACAAAATGAAtcggaagaaattgaaacaatcAGCTGTAGACCATGTGCCAAGCGCCATCTTGAAATGGTGACGATTAGCTCTGATGGTGAAAGCAACGACGAAGATTATCAAAATCACGTAGATTCTGAACCACGGGCAGTTAATTTTGAGGGAGATCCTGAAGTAGTAACCATTAACTCAGAGAGCAGTGACAAACGTCCAATGGATACCCAACATAGATCCGCAAGTCACAAAGGAAAATACAAGATTGCGAAAATGGTTAGTTATGCAGAACATAAAGCGGATGTATCGGAATGTAGATCTGGAAAAGCAATGAGTGCTATTGGAAAAGCTAGAGCATTCAAATCTGAGTTTCCAACATGTACAATTGTCATAAAACAATCTCATTTGCAGAAACACAGTCTTGTG CATGTGCCCTATGAGTTCTCAAGAGATTTTTTGACTAAGGCAGGCGAAGTCACTCTTAAAGATTCAACAGGAAAAAAGTGGCGTGTCGAATATTATTACTATAGAAGTGGTGGTAGGAGTTCATGTTTCAAAGCCAATCTGTGTAAGGGTTGGTACGAGTTTGTCTTGGACAATCATTTGAAAGTTGATGATGCTTGTGTCTTTGAGCTGGTTGATACTGATAATCTTGAGATGAAGGTTAACATTTTCCGAGTCTCTCCAGACATGGCCTTCAACACACTCAAACCTGATAGTGAAAGTGATGACGAGCACACCATGCCTACCCAAACTAAATCTGCAATCCGTGGAGGAAACCGCAAGATTTCTAAAACAGGTGAAGTGAAAGTATGGAAAAATAAATGTCAAAGAGCAATGGGTGACCCTGTTAACAAAGAAGCTACAGCATTCAAGTCTGAGTTCCCGACATGTAGAATTATCATGAAACCATCTTATTTGCTCAAAGGCTATACTGTG CATGTACCATTTCAGTTCGCACGAGATTTTTTGACAAACAGAGGTGATGATTCGGTCACTCTTAAGGATTCAACAGGGAAAAAGTGGCATGTCAGATATAAAACTTATTCGTCGGAAATGAAAGCTATTCTATCTAAGGGGTGGTACGTGTTCGTCTTGGATAATCATTTGAAGGTTAACGATGCTTGTATTTTTGAGCTGGATGATATTGATAATCTTGAGATGAAGGTGAACATTTTCCGAGCCTCTCCAGACATGGTTTAA
- the LOC113319772 gene encoding subtilisin-like protease SBT1.4: MSKKMNTPWTGSLIVFLLSNVFIIISSFAHEQPKIFIVHVSKSDKPSIFNTHLDWYTSTLQSLPPSPLASSFGTGHLHRPSPEIIYTYSHAIHGFAARLTPSQASHLRSLHGIVSISPERTHRIYTTRTPQFLGLNDHSGLWRSSKHGENVIIGVIDSGIWPERKSFNDSGYSPVPEKWKGICETGPDFPETSCNRKIIGARVYYKGYEEAMGMPVDADGTESRSPRDTHGHGTHCASIAAGSVVSNAGFRKFAVGVVKGMATKARIAAYKVSWTFGIVTSDVIAGMDQAVADGVDIISLSLGPGQSMKYYDDSIAIAAFGAMQKGILVSCAAGNNGPAPMSVDNLAPWMLNVGASTIDREFPADLVLGDGQVFPGASLYSGDPLNQQSGAYAEVVYSLRNKTDRYCSGGSLNSTHVSGKIVVCYVGYDTNAADQGTAVKTAGGAGMILIDPNEGELRARAYPIPATEVSLSSGSKIIEYMNKEYSNGQRPTATIKFRGMVTGSSSSSAPRVASLSSRGPSQVVPEILKPDVIAPGINILAAWTGFGADPANSEEFNIISGSSMACPHVSGLAALLRSAYPKWSPAAIKSALMTTAYNIDNSGRHITDFATNNFSTPFQHGSGHVNPNKALNPGLVYDISPSDYEAFLCSIGYSTEQMSLFAKDKKVDCETIKSSNGPGDLNYPSFSVVFGKTEKLKYKRVVTNVGSSVNAVYNVRIRGRTSFVKTSVSPTKLVFTKDKTSLAYEITFESKLKIPVTEKKEAFGSIEWYDGEHVVRSPIAFSSVITNSTSFISSS; encoded by the coding sequence atgtcaaaGAAGATGAATACTCCATGGACTGGTTCATTAATTGTTTTTCTTCTAtctaatgtattcatcatcatctcATCTTTTGCTCATGAACAACCAAAGATCTTCATTGTACATGTTTCGAAATCAGATAAGCCTTCCATTTTCAACACTCATCTAGATTGGTATACTTCAACACTCCAATCCCTCCCACCTTCACCATTAGCATCATCATTTGGCACTGGTCACCTTCATCGGCCTTCTCCAGAAATTATTTATACTTACAGCCATGCTATTCATGGTTTTGCTGCGAGGCTAACACCTTCTCAAGCTTCACATCTCCGAAGTCTCCACGGTATTGTGTCTATATCACCTGAGCGTACTCACCGGATCTATACTACTCGTACACCACAGTTCCTTGGTCTGAATGATCATTCTGGTCTTTGGCGTAGCTCAAAGCATGGGGAGAATGTCATAATAGGAGTTATAGATTCCGGGATCTGGCCGGAACGGAAAAGTTTTAATGACTCGGGTTACAGTCCGGTGCCAGAGAAATGGAAAGGTATTTGTGAGACGGGACCTGATTTTCCTGAAACATCTTGTAACCGGAAGATTATCGGTGCTCGTGTTTATTACAAAGGATATGAAGAGGCAATGGGAATGCCAGTTGATGCAGATGGCACAGAATCAAGATCGCCAAGAGATACTCACGGACATGGTACACATTGTGCATCAATTGCAGCTGGTTCTGTTGTTTCGAATGCTGGGTTTCGGAAATTTGCTGTCGGAGTAGTGAAAGGTATGGCAACTAAAGCTAGAATTGCTGCTTACAAGGTTAGTTGGACATTTGGAATTGTTACTTCGGATGTAATAGCTGGTATGGATCAAGCTGTGGCAGACGGTGTTGATATAATTTCCTTATCGTTGGGCCCTGGCCAATCCATGAAATATTACGACGATTCGATTGCCATTGCAGCTTTTGGTGCTATGCAGAAAGGAATTTTGGTTTCATGTGCCGCTGGAAATAATGGACCTGCTCCGATGAGTGTTGATAATCTCGCACCATGGATGCTGAATGTTGGAGCATCTACAATTGATAGAGAATTTCCAGCCGATTTGGTTTTAGGCGATGGTCAAGTATTTCCAGGGGCTTCATTGTACTCCGGCGATCCACTGAACCAGCAATCCGGTGCATATGCGGAAGTAGTTTACTCGCTTCGTAACAAAACCGATAGATATTGCTCAGGAGGATCACTGAATTCCACACATGTTTCTGGTAAAATTGTTGTTTGTTATGTTGGCTATGACACTAACGCAGCAGATCAAGGGACTGCAGTCAAAACCGCCGGTGGTGCTGGAATGATTCTAATTGATCCGAATGAAGGTGAATTGCGCGCTCGGGCTTATCCGATTCCAGCAACTGAAGTGAGCCTTAGCTCTGGGTCTAAGATCATTGAGTACATGAATAAAGAATATTCAAACGGGCAAAGACCTACCGCAACAATCAAATTCCGAGGAATGGTTACTgggtcatcttcatcttctgctccaAGAGTTGCGTCGCTATCTAGTCGAGGTCCGAGTCAAGTAGTACCAGAGATTCTCAAACCAGATGTTATTGCACCGGGGATAAATATTTTGGCTGCTTGGACAGGATTTGGTGCAGACCCAGCCAATTCGGAAGAGTTCAATATAATTTCTGGTTCATCCATGGCATGTCCTCATGTGAGCGGTCTGGCTGCGCTGCTTCGGAGTGCTTATCCTAAATGGTCTCCAGCTGCAATCAAATCCGCTCTCATGACAACTGCTTACAATATCGACAACTCGGGAAGGCACATTACTGATTTTGCAACCAACAATTTCTCAACACCATTTCAGCATGGGTCTGGACATGTGAACCCAAACAAAGCTCTAAATCCAGGTTTAGTGTACGACATCTCTCCTAGTGATTACGAAGCTTTCTTGTGCTCAATTGGGTACAGCACAGAACAGATGTCTCTCTTTGCCAAGGATAAGAAGGTCGATTGCGAGACGATCAAGTCATCTAACGGTCCCGGTGATCTCAATTATCCATcattttctgttgtttttggaaaaacagaaaaattgaagtataaaagagttgttaccaatgtTGGGAGTTCAGTGAATGCTGTTTACAATGTCAGGATTAGAGGTAGAACATCATTTGTTAAGACCAGTGTTTCCCCAACCAAACTTGTGTTTACTAAAGATAAGACTAGTTTGGCTTACGAAATCACATTCGAGTCGAAGCTAAAGATTCCGGTCACCGAGAAGAAGGAAGCGTTCGGGTCAATAGAATGGTATGATGGAGAACATGTTGTAAGAAGTCCTATTGCATTTAGCTCGGTAATTACCAACTCTACtagcttcatttcttcttcttag
- the LOC113273070 gene encoding probable amidase At4g34880: protein MAIPFPQFRPITSTTAPFPLFLLTKLLLLINICASIFIVNCHSTFTIKEASIEGIQLAFRSKTLTSRQLVELYIKEIQTLKHLRAVIEVNPDVLDQADKADSERKMPSFVEPLGGLHGIPILLKDNIATKDKLNTTAGSFALLHSVVPRDAGVVAKLRQSGAIIMGKASLSEWANFRGTNIPPGWCARSGQGLNPYTLGDPCGSSSGSAISVATNMVTVSLGTETTGSIICPASFNAIVGIKPTVGLTSRAGVIPISPRQDSVGPMGRTVSDAVYVLNSIVGIDTNDAAISSAANFIPKDGYIQFLKKDGLQGKRLGIVRYFFINVTLPQVFEGHIETLRHAGAVIVDNLEIRNIEIIYDPYQSGREPALRSEFKQSLNVYLKELITSPVRSLADVIAFNKNNPCLEKTCVYNQDRMIESEKTSGSEAERQGALLNLAKLDNEGFKSLMITNNLDAVVTPGYLFATVLAIGGHPGITVPAGYEKDGTPIGICFGGLRGSEPKLIEIAYAFEQITLIRKPPPFPTASVLYNMV from the exons ATGGCCATTCCTTTTCCTCAGTTCCGGCCGATCACTTCAACCACTGCACCGTTCCCTTTATTTCTACTAACAAAGCTATTGTTATTGATCAATATCTGTGCTAGCATATTCATCGTTAACTGCCATAGTACTTTCACCATCAAAGAAGCCAGTATCGAAGGTATCCAACTAGCCTTCAGGAGTAAAACCTTGACGTCTAGGCAACTCGTGGAATTATACATAAAGGAGATTCAAACCCTCAAACATCTCAGAGCAGTTATTGAGGTGAATCCAGACGTGCTAGATCAAGCTGACAAGGCCGATTCTGAAAGGAAGATGCCCAGCTTCGTTGAGCCACTCGGAGGACTTCACGGAATTCCAATCCTTCTCAAGGACAATATAGCaaccaaagacaaacttaacactaCCGCTGGATCATTTGCACTATTGCATTCTGTGGTCCCACGTGATGCAGGGGTGGTGGCAAAGTTGAGACAATCTGGAGCGATCATCATGGGGAAGGCAAGCCTTAGCGAGTGGGCAAATTTCCGGGGTACCAATATTCCCCCAGGATGGTGCGCAAGAAGCGGACAAGGCTTG AATCCGTATACATTAGGGGATCCATGTGGTTCTAGCAGTGGATCAGCTATATCAGTTGCTACTAATATGGTGACAGTGTCTTTGGGAACAGAAACTACTGGATCAATCATTTGCCCAGCCAGTTTTAATGCGATTGTGGGAATCAAACCTACAGTTGGACTCACTAGTCGAGCTGGAGTTATTCCCATCTCACCAAGACAGGATTCAGTAGG ACCAATGGGCAGAACAGTATCGGATGCTGTATACGTATTGAATTCAATTGTAGGCATTGATACGAATGATGCAGCAATATCTTCAGCAGCAAATTTCATACCTAAAGATGGCTACATTCAATTTCTGAAGAAGGATGGTCTTCAAGGAAAAAGATTAGGAATAGTGAGGTACTTCTTCATCAATGTAACTCTTCCCCAAGTCTTTGAGGGTCACATCGAGACGCTGAG ACATGCAGGTGCAGTTATAGTGGACAATCTGGAAATCCGCAATATCGAAATTATTTACGATCCATATCAAAGTGGTAGAGAACCCGCACTGAGGTCCGAGTTCAAGCAGTCTCTGAATGTCTACTTGAAAGAACTAATTACTTCTCCCGTGAGGTCGTTAGCTGATGTAATCGCCTTCAATAAGAATAACCCATGCTTG GAAAAGACTTGTGTCTATAATCAAGATAGGATGATAGAGTCTGAGAAGACCAGCGGATCAGAGGCAGAGAGACAGGGAGCACTATTAAATTTGGCGAAGCTTGATAATGAAGGGTTTAAGAGTTTGATGATTACAAATAACTTGGATGCGGTTGTCACTCCAGGATATCTTTTTGCTACTGTACTTGCAATAGGAGGACACCCTGGAATTACTGTTCCAGCAGGGTATGAGAAAGATGGAACGCCTATTGGAATATGTTTCGGTGGATTAAGAGGTTCAGAACCAAAGCTAATTGAAATTGCTTATGCGTTCGAGCAGATTACATTGATTAGAAAACCGCCTCCTTTTCCCACTGCATCAGTGTTGTATAACATGGTCTAA